DNA from Candidatus Woesearchaeota archaeon:
TTCAGGAATGGTTTTTCCTATCACTCCAACTATTTTCTCATAAATGTCCTGCATATCTTTGCTCTCATAGTATTTTTCCATTTAAACCGCCCCCGAATTTTTGTAAAATAGTGGCTGCTGATTAAATCTTGTCGTCCAGAGAATCGCTTCCGCTTCCCCGTGGATGCAACAGGTCAATGTCAATTATTATTCTCCTGCTAAGTTCCTGTCCGAGCAGGTCTATATGTCTTTGTCTTATTTCTTCATCTGACGGCAGGTATAATTCAAATTCAGCAGAAGGATTTCTTGCATAATCCGCTATTGAATGAGTGCTTTTGTAATAAGGAGTTGTGGTTCTTTCATAAAGAATCCTTGGGCTTTCCCTCTTTCCCATATGCTCCCCTCTGATTCCGTCTTCAAGCTCGCATATGAATTTCATCTTTTGAAAGTATTCCATTTGCAGCACATCGTTTATTACTGAAAAGTAATAATATTAATATATAAAACTTTTGATTAAGAAGATAAATTTATTTCCCGTAAACTATTTTCTTTGCTGCTGGAACGGCCTTTTTGTATTTCTCCTGGTGCTCCTTCAGCATTTCGTTCAGGAAACCAATGCAGTTTTTCTTGCACTCGCCGCACAGAAGCTTTCCTGACTTGCAGTTCTTATGCGTTTCAGAAACAAAATTCTCATCTGGATTATGGAACTTAAGGATTTCATAAACCTTGCAGATTTCCGGATTTCCTCCTGTTTTTCTCTGCTCTTCAACAGAATCCTTTCCACCTGTAAAGCATCTTGAAATCTTTCTCTTGACTTCTTCAGGGGAGTCCTTCAGGAATATTGCGGTGTCTGGCTCAGACGAGCTCATCTTGCTCCCTTCCTTTAAGCCAGACAGGTGCTTGAAATAGAAGAATGAAGGCATCTCCAAGTCATAGCCAAGCCTTTTTGAAACGTCTCTTGTCAGGCGCGCGTGAGGGTCCTGGTCAATCCCTATTCCTGTTATTGAGGGAGCTTTTCCGAACATGAAAGGCATCTGGACATGAAGAATGTCTGCAATCTGGAGAAGCACTGCTGAAATCTTTCCCAAGTCAGTGTGCCCGTAGATTGCCTCAAATGTGTTGCTTGTGATTTTCTTGGAAATTTCATAAGTCAATTGATAATACTCTTTTTCCTTCTGCGACTGCGCATAAATCTCCTCAGGCGGAATCCCCAAGGCAATTGCGTCAGCTGCGTTTCTCACTGCAATCACTTTTGCAGCGCTTATTGAAGGGACTTTAGCATCAGGCCTGCTCACATACCCGTCTATGTCGCACACGCAGAACCTGCTCTTAGCGCCTAGCTTTCTGAAAAGAAGGTAGAAATCAATGTCAAGCTTGTGCCCGAGGTGAAAATCCCCGGATGAGGCAATTCCAGTGAGCTGGAGAAACTTCTTCTTGTTTTTTATTGCGTCAGAAATCTTTGAGAAATCCCTGTGCGCAATTATAATCTGCCTTCTGAAAAGATAGTGCTTACTAATATTGTATTCTGTGAATTTTGAGAGCCCGAACTCCTCAAACACATGCTCATAGTCCTCAATCTTGCCTGAGCCCCAGGGATTTATTTCTGCCATATCAAAACTCTGATGATTAATTTATTTATAAACTTATTCCCGGCAAAAAGCACTGCAAAAGTTCATTTTTCTCACTATAAGTTTATATACTCAGTATCTTTTATATTCCCTGTTGGCGCGGAATTTTCGGGTGTCCCTGAAAAGGATGTGGCTAAAGCAGCCTCTGCTAGGTGTTCGGCGATTGATATAACGACTGGACATACCTCGTTATAGATGATCTGCACCTGGGTAAGCTATGTTTCAAGCACGAAGGAGATAACCTTTAACAATGCACAGAAGGTGAAGTCCGAGTAAGTCATTGTAAGGAACTCTTTTACCGAGTCCAGAGCGCCGGCAAATTTTTCCTCAGATTTTTTTATGAACTCTATTTTTTGCGGGGAATCCTGAAATATCGTTTTTGGAGGCGATAATTATATCTGTCACATGCATAATACCCGCTTACAATGAAGAGGAGTCAATTTCAAGAGTTGTTGAGGCGGCAAAAAAAGTAAAATTAATTGACGAGATTATTGTTGTTGACGACGGCTCATCAGACAAGACTTTCTTATATGCCAAAGAAGCAGGCGCAAAGGTAATATCGCATCCAAAAAACAGGGGAAAGGGCGCTGCAATAATGACAGGAATCAAAAATGCATCCGGCGACATACTGCTGTTTGTGGATGCTGACATATACAATATTTCTTCAAGAAAAATATCCTCAATAATAAAGCCTATAATACTTGACGAGGCAGATTTTGTAAAGACATCCTTTCACAGGAATAGGGGAAGGGTTACTGAGCTTGTGGTTAAGCCCCTCCTTAAAATTCTGCTTCCATTTGTGAACTTCAAGCAGCCGTTAAGCGGGCAGTTCGCAATAAAAAAAGAGCTTGTTAAATACCTGGATATAGATGAAAGATGGGGTGTGGATATACAGATACTCATCCAGATGGTGAAGAAAGGGGTAAGAACTAAGGAAGTGGACATTGGGTTTATAGCCCACAAGAAACAGCCCCTTGAAAACCTTGTGGGAATGTCTGAACAGGTGATAAAGGCAATTCTCTCTGAAATAGGGCTCTTTGCAAAAAACCATAAGCTCATCATATTTGACTTTGATAATACCATAATAAAGGAAAGCAGCATAGATGTAATCTCAAAAGAGCTCGGCTTTAAAGAAAAGCTGGATAAGCTAAGAAGAAAATACGCTCGCAGTGAGATAACTGACTCTTTCATTACTGCTTCCCTTGCATTATGCTTTAAGGGCAAAACAAAAAAGGAGGTAGAGCGCGCCTGCAGCAAGATTCACTTTGCAAAGCACGCTGAAAAAGTGATTGACTGGCTGAAAAAGAGGCACTATAAAATAGCAATTGTCTCATGCGCATTCTCGCCCGTTGTTGAATTCTTCGCAAAACAGATGGGAATAGATAAAATAATCTGCCCTGTGCTTGTTATTGGGAAGGATGGGAAATTCACCGGGGAAGTAATTGCAAAGACAAGGCACAATTCAGAATGCTGCGACTCAATCTTCTGCAAGGGTGACGCTGCGCGGGACTTGATGAAATCATTTAAGGTAACGGCTGAGGAATGCGTTGCAGTTGCAGACGGAAAAAATGACTCCTGCCTCTTTCAGGCGTGCGGGCTCTCGCTTGCCTACAATCCTGAGATAAAAACAGGGGATATCCAGATAACAAACCTGTCAGAAGTTCTTGTTATTGTTGAATAAGTTCAAAGGATTTTTCCGTCTTTTATTACCGCTTTTCCGTCAAACCAGACAGTTGGCTTAAGAACCATGACATCCTCATGTATCTTGCATTTTCTCTTATCGCCATATCCCCCGAATGCAATGTGCACTGTCCCAATCATTTTTTCATCATGAAGGATGTTTCCCATAAGCTTTGTGTGAAGATAGTTTGTTCCGAGCCCTATCTCAACAATCCTTGTCGCGCGTTCGCCGTCAATCTTTTTCAGCAGGGAGACAAAGCGCCTTGCATTATTGTTGTTGCAGGAGATAATTTTCCCGTTCCTTAATTCAACTCTTACATTATCAGAAGGTGATATCCCCAAGTCAGATGAGTCTATTGCAAGAATCCCGTTAGCGATGTTCACAGGCGCTTCTGAGACCTCGCCGTATGGAAGATTGTTCAGGCTTCCGGGAGATGTTGAATCGCCGTTATCCAGGTCAATTGTGGAAGGAGTTGCGATAATCATAAGCTCTGTGCCTTTTGGGCTTGTAACCCTTATTTTTCTCACTCCTTTCATCTTGTCAGCGAGCTTTTTTGTAATTGCATGAATCTTGCCTGAATCTGCCTTAATTGCCTTAAGGAAGAGGGAATTGCTCTTTCCTATCCCGGGCATTGTGATTATCCTTGCGCCTTTCTTCATTGCTTCCTTGGTCTCAGGGCAGTGCGAGAGGCTGTTGTCAGTTATCCCAACTATAACATCGCTGTTAAGGAAAAGAGCCCTTAATTCAGGCACGGGCTCGCTGTTTGTTCTGTTGTTGGAGATGTGAATATGCTTAACCTGGGCGCCAAGTTTTTTTCCCGCAAAGGAAACTGCGCTGAATATGGGGCAGTTCTGTCTGTCTGTGACAACAGTGAGCTTTTCCCCCCTTTTCAGCGCCAGGTTCTCCTTAAGAAGCTTAAGCGAGGCATTCTTGTAATCCATTTTTGACATAAAAAAAGAGAAAAGTATCTCCTTAATAAAGATTTGCTGAAAAAATCCCATAATTTCAGATTGGAAAATTATAAATATAACCTTGTCTTCTTCTTTTTCAGGATTTAATCGGCGCATACTCTTTTTTTAAAGATTCTTTTTTATTTACTACGAGAATATTGTAAATCTGTTTAACCATTTCTTGATAATAAGAAACATTTATATATTTTTCAGTCTAAAGTAATACTGTCACATAAAGCTGGCACGGACATTTCGGTTGTCCTGAAAATGATTCGACCATGGCAGCCTCTGTCAAGCGTTCGGCTATTGGCGTTGGTGGCTGGACTAAATCTCACCACGCGGAACCTGCGTTTGTTAAGCTTGTCTGTGGCGAGAAGAAGATAACCTTTAAAGCATGCTGATAGGTTAAGAACGATTTCAGCAATTGTTTAAGGAACTTTCTTCACCGAGTCCAGATGCCAGCTTTTGAATTCTTTAAAGGCGGGGAATAAAATGGCTAAAAAGAAGACACTCAAGAAATCATCTAAGAAATCTGCCAAACAGAACAATGGAAGAAAGCCAAGCAAAAAAAGCAAGGAATCCAAGGTTAAAAGGCTGAGCAGCTTAAGAAAGAGAAGCAGAAAACCAAGCAGTAAGAGCAAGGCTTCCAAGATAAGAAGGCTCATAAAGCTTGCAAAATCTCGAATGAAAAAGAAGAGATAATTAATTTCCTTGGCAAAAAACTTAACTGGATTTCTTATTAATTTTATTTTATAATGGCGCTTCTCTGCGCATTATTGATTGATAAACCATATGAATTCCTGAGATATTCCTACCTGACTTCCATTTTGATTTCTCAGAGAAAGGCAGTCTCTGTATCTTCGAATAGTTATTACTTAATGATGGTAAAAGAACAAAAAATTTAAATAGTTCTTATTCAATTCTCTGCTGAATGGGAAACACGCCTAAATTCGGGATATCCTGCTTTAATTATGAGCCCAGCAGGATTGAGGCCGCAACTGCAGTTTCAAAGATTCTTTCTTCAGACAGAACCAATTTTGGAGCGATTGAAAAGGCAGTTTACAAGTTTCTCGGGATAAGGAAAACTGCTGAAGAAAGAAGAAATCTTGAAGCAATTGCGGGAGAAAAATTCTCAGAAGAATACTTCCAAAGAATTGAAGATTCATCAAAGAACATGAGATTCACAAAACGGCTTGATAAGTCCCAATGGATACTTTTCTTCAATGAATATCCTTCATTCGAAAGGGAAAAAGCTGATTTTCAGGGAGAAAAGGTTGAGGTTGAATACAAAAGCTTTTTCTCAATTCCTGCTCCGAAGGATTTGCAGAAATGCATGAAAAACGCATATTCTCTTGCTGATTGTGTTGGAGATTTTGCAAATGCAGCTGAAAAAATTACAATTATGTCTGATGACAGAATAACATTTAAGATTCCCAGGAACCCGGAGAGCGCAATTTTTTACAGGGATAACATTGTGGCATATTATCAAAAGCCGGATGCATCAACGCTTGTTGAAAGTGAGTTTGGCTCAATCCTTGAAAGTCATGGAATCAGAGAAAGAAATGCAATGAGACAGAAGGGATTTGACTTCAAGTCCGAATTTGATTATTCGCAGCTTAACGGCAGCCATACGCAGCTTGTCGCAAGGGCAATTGCAAATAAGCTGTCAGTGCTTCCTGAAAAAAAATACAGAGCTGCTGAGCTCTCAGCCCTGATGCTTAATCAGGCATATGAGTTTTCTTACCTAAGCCCGAAGCAGATGATTTTAGAGCTGCAGAAAAAATAAAGAAAATGAATAATTATTTTCTTAGCTGCTTATCCTTTAATCTGCTTCTCGCAAGCTCGAAAGACACCATAATGACATATGCTGCTGAGATTCCTGACGCATACACCAGCACAATCAGGTGGCTGCTGTGAAAAATCCTTGTTGCAATGCCTGTTGATAAGACAAAATACTCAGTGAAAGATGCAATGAAGAAAGAAACAATGACAGTTATTGCAGGGGCAAACACTCTAATCATTATTTCCTCTGAAATGCGGTTGAGCTTTTCCACAAGCCAGATTACAGATATCCCAAAGGTAAGCCCCATGAAAAACAGGATTGAATAGAAGGCTAAAGGGCTTTTTATCTCAATAATCATAATTATTACTGAAAGGAGGACAAGCAGGTAATTTGTCAAAAAGAGCATCAGTATGGCAACCCAGTAAAAGAACGGCTTTAGATAAAGCTTGTAATTCCTTATGAGCGCATAAAGCAGAAGTGCCTGATTTATCAGCCAGAAGAAGAGGAATATTGTTGAGTCATAAAACATTGCATAGATGCTGAACATTGCACCCAGGAATAGCTTTGAGATTGAGGATGCAATAAGGGTTAATGCGATTGGGAGCTCATAAAAAAGAAGGGCTGCAATGCTTGCCCCGATTCCAATGAAGAAGAAAACAGAATATGCATGCACAACATTTCTCTCAAAGCGCGATTGGTGCGCTATCCTGAAATGGTGGTGCTTCCTTATTGAAAAACGGGAGAATAGTTCCCTTATGAAAAGGGAGGTTTTCCTGTTCAGGTTGTTCACCTTAAAGAGATTCTCAAAAACATAGTATATGTCTGTCTTAAGGTAGAAGTAAAACTGCCAGATAATTCCCAAAAACTCAAGGAGAACCAGAAACTTAAGGAACCTGAAGAGAAGGAGCGGAATTGTCAGGATTCCCCTGACAGCAAGCCACATGAAAATCACTGCAATTGAGGTGATAAGAAGATCTGCTACAAGCCCTGAAAGATACACCCTATACCTTTTCTTTCTTTCAACAGAATAAACATTTGTGACATCTGTGACAGCAACGAGAAAGTGGAGCCTGTTGGTGATTCCAAAGGATGCCGGAACATTGATTGAGCGCGCTGATATGTGGTGTGCAAACTCGTGCAGGAAAACTAGAATCCAGCCAACTGCAAATGAGAGTGGAGCAAGAATTGCAACACGGTTTATGAAAAAATAATCTGAGTATGATGGAAGAAGCCCTGGCACATCAATAAGGAAATAAACTGCAGAAATGATTATTGCAGCATATATGATATACGCCGCAGGGGAAAAAAGCCATTTTACATGCTTTTTTCTTATTTCCTGAAATATTGGCTTTATCTCAGAAATGCCCCTCTCGATGTACTGCCTGCCGTCAATCTTGTCAACAAAGCCGTGCTTGAGGAGATTATGGATGAACTTATTGATATTAACCCTGCCGTATCTTTCAGAGGATATCTTTTTTATTTCTGAAACTTTTCTTCTGCCATTAAAAAGGTTGAGAATATCGTGCCCGATTTTTGAGATGCTGACATAAATCTCTGACTTTTTGTCACCTATTATGAACCTGCTGTCTTCTCTCCTTTCAACAAGCCTTTTTAGGGAGATTATGCTCTCTTCAGAATACAGCCTTTTCATCTCTTTTCCATTCCAATTATTAAAGAGTTTATATATTAATCTTTCTAAAAAACTGAATAGAATCAAATATCCTTAAAATTGTATTGAACGATAACATTCATTGCCCTTCTTTCCTTGTAAAGCCCGCTTTCAGGGGGGAATCCTGAGAATGTAAGGATATTGCCGGGAATCCCGGATTTGTTTATGGAAGTCAGGTAAGCGTATGTTGCATCTCTTGAAAGCAGGAATTCTATCAATTCCGAAACATTAGTATGGAGTTCCCTGTTCCCGGAAATCCAGCCCTCGCTTTCATTCTTTCTAAGTATAATCTGTTCCAGAGGATTTACAATAAGGGCATCATCCTGTATCATAAAGCCCCGCGTGAAATATTCTGACGAATTCAGCCTGCTGCCCTTGGAAGGAATTGCTGTTATCCCTATCATGCCGTCGCCGAAATACCAGCGGAAGCCCTCTCCCTGCCTGTAGCAGTAGTCGTTCAAACACAGGCAGCTCAGCTCGCTTTTCCTAAGGCATCTCCTAATTTCCATAATCAATCAACCTAAGAAGGTAAATGATTTTGAACCACCGGGCCTAAGCCCAGCAGTCCAAAATATCTATCACGGTTATTTATCATCTCTTCATGATATATAAGCATTCTTAGTGTGCATCAATATCTTTTTTTAGTGTATTTTTAAGAGCATATTGAGTCCCAAAACAGGGACAAAAAATAAATCCCTGAAAAATTTCTTAGGAAAAAAAATTTTAAGACGCAGAATTTCCTTATTTTATGGGTTTCGCACACTTTCCGGATTAAATTCACTAAATTGAAGCATTTTCGGGACTATCCGGATTATTTTCAGAATATCTGAAATTCTTCCAGTTTTACCTAAAAAACCCATTTAAACGATACCTGCCTGTAATTCTCTTAAGAAAATCAGTGTTTATTCAGGTGAAAAAAAATGGAAAAATACATCGGGCTTTTGAATAATGAAATGTCCTTGGATTCTGAACCTAGAATAAGTCCTGTTTTTATGGATGTAACAGGGCTTGTTGAAAAGAATCCAGAATTAACTGTTTACCAGCTTATGGCTGACATACTTGAACAGGATGGTCTTGACAGAAAAGAACGTGATATTCTGGATACAACAAAAAGATTCATACAAATTTTCAAATCCTGGAATGGGCTCGGAGTTCAGACGCTTTCATTAAGGAATTTCGATATCATAAAACCGTCATTGGAAAGCACTTTTTCATTTCGGGAATTTGATGCTGGAGAATTTAAAACAACATTCATAGATGATTATCTGAATGCGCATGCCCTTCCCCTTTTTGAGGATGCAGAATTCATTGACCCTATTACAGAGAAGATTGTCAAGTACAAGGGGCTATACCTTGTGGCTTCTGAAAATCCATGGGAAAGGCAGTAAATAAAATATGTATAAAAATTTGGAGGCAGGAAAAAATGGAAAATGAAAAATACACGGCATTTTTGAGCGAATCTAAAATATTGAATGACAGATTGGGAGTGAGCCCACTTTTCAAGGATGTGAGCGGGCTTTTTCTAAAAAAGCCTGATACTACAGTATACCAGCTTATTGAGGATATCCTGAATCAGGACGAGCTTGATGAGAAGGAACTCAAAATAAAAGAAGGCATAGTAAACACTATTGAGGAATACTCTTCCAATAATAAGATGGCAGTGCAGGCGCTTTCGCTTAAGGGCTTTAATATTACAAAGCCAACAAGCGAAAATTTGTCTTCATTCCGCGAATTTGATTATGATGGGATGAAGGACAAGTTCATACATGACTACAGTACTGCGCATGCCCTTCCGCTTTTTGAGGATGCTGAATTCATTGACCCTGACTCAAACAGGATTATTCCTTACAAGGGGCTCTATCTCGTAATTTCAGTTAATCCAATTGCCGGATGTCCTGACAGGAAAGGGCTTGAATCCATTGTAAGAAGGTAAAATGAAGCCAAAAAGCGCCAATTTAGCCCAGGAACTGCCTGAAATGAGAATTAAGGAGATAATCTGCAAAAGCCCTTTTCTCATTGCAGGGGGAAGGCTTTACGCAATTGACCTTCCTGAAAGCGAATCTGAAACAGCAGGGATTGGAATATCAGGCGCTCTATGGGCGCTTTACAGCTCAGAATCCTTAAAGAACATTGAGAATTTATACATCTCGGAAAACAGCAGTGCAATAAGGAAACTCATCAGCAAGACAGAGGAAAAATCTTCAAATCTGAAAAATGATTCTGAAAATAGCGCTAAAACTTTCATAAAAGGGCGCGAGGAGGTAGCATTTGCAATTGACCTTGAGGAAGGCCCTCTTTTCAGGGAAAGGGCAATAACCCTTCAGGATGAGGAATCTATTTTCCGCATGGCAAGAAGCTTTGGTTTCAATACACGCGCCAAAAATTCTCCTCTTTCTGGCGCAGCAAAGAATGATGAAATAAGCAAAGAGAAGAAAAGGAGCATTGAAGACGCAATTTTTTCAGAGCTCCTGGCAAAAGGCGAAAGCTCATTTGAAATGGCAATGAAAGAAAAGGCGGGAATAGAAAATAATCTTTTCATCTCAGACAACGGCATGATATATTTGCTTAACCAGATGAAAGAAACTGAATACGGGAGCATGCAGGTGGCATTTGAAGGAAGAAAATATTCCCTGAAAAGTTTAATGGGCTTTGATGAGTTTTCCAATAAATCCCGGGATTATTTCATTGAAATGCTTGGTGAAATCCTTGAAAAGCACGTGAGTTATGAATCAAAAAAAATAGGCGGGCGAAATATTAAGGAATTTGAGAGCATTGCAAAGGAATTTGAAGAAAAGGGCTTTTATGAGAACGGAGATTTCGGGATAAAAAAAGAGGGAGCTGATTTTTACCTTTACAAGTGGATAAACAACAGAAAGCCGTATTCTCTTATAGACCCTTCTGACAGCACAGGATATGCCTTCCAGCCAGTCAGAATTGCAACATTATTAAATAAAAGCGGAAGGGGCGAGATACTTAAGCCAAGTTCATACCTTTATGTGATTGAAAGCCATAGGCATCCTTTCCTTCCCGGAGACGGCTCATCAAGATACTCAAAAATCTGCTGCGGCTCTGACTCCTACACTGAAAAGGAGATTGATTCAGTGGATACCCTTGCAGCAAAGTACATTGTTGCGCTTAATTTCGGGGAAAGCAACCTTCTATGCGGCTACAGAGGGGTAAACACGCCTTATCACAGGCTTAATGAAAATAATTACTTCTCAAATGAGCGCTCTTTATTTGAAAAAACACCTGCTGACAAGAAGCCGGTCTGCACAAACCTGCAATTCTGCAACCTTGGGAGGAGATAGCAATGGAACAGGTAGACTTCATAAACAAGATTATCAGGAACAATTTTTATGAGAAGATGAGCCTTGAAAAAATCCTTTCAAGCGTCAAAATCACTGACTATGCCCTTGAAAAAGCCAGGGCTTATGCAAGGGCTGTATGCGACATCTCAAAAATGCAGCTTGAATGCGGAGGCATTCTTGTGGGCGAAATTGACAGGTTTGACGGAATCGCAACAGAAGCATACCTTTCGCCGGGACAGGAGGTATCCTCTACAACATATGACGGAAACCTGGAGCGGCTGAGTGAGGAATCTGAATTCCTTCAGAAAAGCGGCAAAAAAATCATCGGCTGCTGGCACAGCCACAACAGCATGAATGCTTTTCACTCCTCGCGCGATGATGAAAACCTTAAAAATTTGTTTTTGGAAATTTCAGCATACAACCAGCTTGAAATTGGAAGGCAGAGGGTTTTCCTTGCAGGGCAGGAATTGAAGGCAGAAACAATTGAAAATGAAAGCGGAAATGAAACAATAATCCGGCTCACCTCAGATGACAACCCTAAAAAGGTGTTTGAGATTAAGCTTGAAGGGCAAAACCCCTTTTCAGATATGAAAGTCAGGTCAATATGCGAGCAGAGATTCATAGGAACTGATTTTGCATACAGCGTTGTTGTCAATAATCATGGAAAGGTGTATTCTGAAGTTTATTACACTGAACCCAGAAAAAAAGAGACAGTGAAGGTAAAGGATGCCCCATTGGAAATTATCCAGGGGCTTGAATTTGACAAATCCGAGCTTTATGAAACTGCAAAAAAAGAGGCTTCTCTTCTTGTTAAATTCAGGGGAGTTGAGATTGGAAAGCTGAATTCAGATAATGACAAAACCAATATGAAAGATAGGCAGCTTTTCCTGCCTGAGCCTCTTGATATTCAGACCCTGCCCCAAAAAGACAAGCAATTGGAGGGAATCATCCTGATTCCGGATAATATAGAATCTCAGCCATCAGGAAATGAGCTGTCTAAAAGAATCCTTGAGGATTATGTCTCAAAGCAGAAATACAGCACAACAGACATTGACCGCAGTTTAATTTGGAGGGAAGGGATTTCTCCAATTAAGGCAGACAGAGTCCGCAAGAAGATAAATGATGGAAAAGCCAGGATGATTTACTATTCAGAAAAGAGGCTTAAAAAGGCGGATATTCCCGAGATAAGAAGGATTTTACCAGGGCTTGAGGAATTTTATTCAGGAATAATTGCCGACAGCAAAAATTTTCCTGATGACATAAAAAGCAATGCTCTTTCAGGAATGGCTGTGCTTTCAGGGATTAAAAGCAGCGCTTACCTCTTAAGAGACAGGGAATTATCTGAAATTGAAAGGAAGATTGAAGGAATTGACCGAAGTATTGCATCTCGTTATGATAAAAAAGATGCTCAGGACAGCATTTTAATCCAGGCGCTTTCCTATATAATGCAGGCATTTTCAGATAATGAAAGCCTCATGTATAAAAAGGAAATATATGAAATGCAGAGAAGGGAGATAGCTGAATTTTACAATCTTTCAGGAAAAGTTTCAGGGAAGGGGTAAAAATGGCTTCATTGCAATACCATCTTCAAAAGGCTTTAGGCACAGGAATAAGAAATCCCGTTCAGAAGCCAACTATTCTGGATGAATTTGGAAATAAATTGCAAAATCCAATTCATAATGATGAAAGCAATGAAGCCAACTCTGAATATTTAACAGGGATTGACAACAGGTTCTCAAGGCAGGAAATTATAAGCGGATGGAACCAGCAGGCGCTTCTTAACAGGAGAATTGCAGTAATAGGAACTGGCGCAATTGCAAACTATTTTGCTCCATCCTTATCTGTCCTTGGGGCAGGGCATATCTTCATCCTTGGAAATGAAAATGGAAAAGGGGGCAGGAATGAATTTATGCACTCTCTTAAGAAATCGCCTTACAGCTCATCCTCAAAATCCCTTGAATGGCTGATAAGAGAGGAGATAAACCCAAGCAGCTATGTTGAGATAAGAGGGCTTAACTGCGATTACAGAAGCATTGGAATATCCTCTTTTGACGTTG
Protein-coding regions in this window:
- a CDS encoding aminopeptidase, which encodes MSKMDYKNASLKLLKENLALKRGEKLTVVTDRQNCPIFSAVSFAGKKLGAQVKHIHISNNRTNSEPVPELRALFLNSDVIVGITDNSLSHCPETKEAMKKGARIITMPGIGKSNSLFLKAIKADSGKIHAITKKLADKMKGVRKIRVTSPKGTELMIIATPSTIDLDNGDSTSPGSLNNLPYGEVSEAPVNIANGILAIDSSDLGISPSDNVRVELRNGKIISCNNNNARRFVSLLKKIDGERATRIVEIGLGTNYLHTKLMGNILHDEKMIGTVHIAFGGYGDKRKCKIHEDVMVLKPTVWFDGKAVIKDGKIL
- the trpS gene encoding tryptophan--tRNA ligase, with translation MAEINPWGSGKIEDYEHVFEEFGLSKFTEYNISKHYLFRRQIIIAHRDFSKISDAIKNKKKFLQLTGIASSGDFHLGHKLDIDFYLLFRKLGAKSRFCVCDIDGYVSRPDAKVPSISAAKVIAVRNAADAIALGIPPEEIYAQSQKEKEYYQLTYEISKKITSNTFEAIYGHTDLGKISAVLLQIADILHVQMPFMFGKAPSITGIGIDQDPHARLTRDVSKRLGYDLEMPSFFYFKHLSGLKEGSKMSSSEPDTAIFLKDSPEEVKRKISRCFTGGKDSVEEQRKTGGNPEICKVYEILKFHNPDENFVSETHKNCKSGKLLCGECKKNCIGFLNEMLKEHQEKYKKAVPAAKKIVYGK
- a CDS encoding HAD-IB family phosphatase, with translation MEAIIISVTCIIPAYNEEESISRVVEAAKKVKLIDEIIVVDDGSSDKTFLYAKEAGAKVISHPKNRGKGAAIMTGIKNASGDILLFVDADIYNISSRKISSIIKPIILDEADFVKTSFHRNRGRVTELVVKPLLKILLPFVNFKQPLSGQFAIKKELVKYLDIDERWGVDIQILIQMVKKGVRTKEVDIGFIAHKKQPLENLVGMSEQVIKAILSEIGLFAKNHKLIIFDFDNTIIKESSIDVISKELGFKEKLDKLRRKYARSEITDSFITASLALCFKGKTKKEVERACSKIHFAKHAEKVIDWLKKRHYKIAIVSCAFSPVVEFFAKQMGIDKIICPVLVIGKDGKFTGEVIAKTRHNSECCDSIFCKGDAARDLMKSFKVTAEECVAVADGKNDSCLFQACGLSLAYNPEIKTGDIQITNLSEVLVIVE
- a CDS encoding Mov34/MPN/PAD-1 family protein, whose product is MEQVDFINKIIRNNFYEKMSLEKILSSVKITDYALEKARAYARAVCDISKMQLECGGILVGEIDRFDGIATEAYLSPGQEVSSTTYDGNLERLSEESEFLQKSGKKIIGCWHSHNSMNAFHSSRDDENLKNLFLEISAYNQLEIGRQRVFLAGQELKAETIENESGNETIIRLTSDDNPKKVFEIKLEGQNPFSDMKVRSICEQRFIGTDFAYSVVVNNHGKVYSEVYYTEPRKKETVKVKDAPLEIIQGLEFDKSELYETAKKEASLLVKFRGVEIGKLNSDNDKTNMKDRQLFLPEPLDIQTLPQKDKQLEGIILIPDNIESQPSGNELSKRILEDYVSKQKYSTTDIDRSLIWREGISPIKADRVRKKINDGKARMIYYSEKRLKKADIPEIRRILPGLEEFYSGIIADSKNFPDDIKSNALSGMAVLSGIKSSAYLLRDRELSEIERKIEGIDRSIASRYDKKDAQDSILIQALSYIMQAFSDNESLMYKKEIYEMQRREIAEFYNLSGKVSGKG